GCCGCGCTGGAGTCTGATCCGTCGGCCGCACGATGAAGCATGGTTGTAGAAGATTTTGTGAGATGAGACGGGGCTCATCTAGGAGTCATGGACTGGTCGAGAAGCATGCTTAAAATGATAGACACTGATGATAAGATCAGATTTCCTTTCCGTTGGTTTTCCTGAACCTTATGCCAAGCCTTGTAAAGGAGGGGATTGGAGAACGGGAGATTCCGTGAGATAATTCGACAAATGAGGCTGGTACTATCAAGATCCTATGTGGGACATTTTCCCGTCAATCCCATATATGCAGTGTTGCAAGGAAGACCTTGGCCGAGGTGCGAGGTGGTTGCAGGCTGTAAGCTACTCAAATTGAAGGCTGAACATCTGTAACTATAAGTTCTGGACCACTTGCGAACAATGGTCTTTTTGGTAAAGCCTTGGATCACCTGACCCCTGGTTATGCTGGCTGCAAAACATCCAAGCAGAAAACgaaagtaaaataaaagaaaaataaaatcataAATTCTCCGGAATGAGTCGATATAATAAGCAAGTTCAAGTACTTGTATCTTCCTCATATTTTATTTACGACTATATCTCGGTAAGCTAGTTACCCTCTAGGTGACGTCGTACCATCGGTATGCAATGTTAACAGAGATCGTTCTATTTCACTATCTAGTATCTGGACACTCTCATGAGAGATCTTGGCCTCAATCCACGTCGGAAGAAGACTTTTTTCGAAGAATGGTTCATTCCGTACCGGCCACAAGACTATCGGGGGCTAATTCAGGAGTATTTGACTGTCCATTCACGTAGAATCCCTGAGAATAAGAAAACGCAGAAACAAGAGATGAAGGGGTTCCCATCCAGGAAGGGACATGAACTGTGTCAAATGGAGACCGAGAGTTGACAATAACTGATGAGCTTACGCGGAGTTGAGGCGGCCGATCTGGCGCCAAGACACGGAGTTGGAGCGGCCGTTCGGAGCCCTAACTGGCCGTTTTGGGTATTCTATAAAAACAGATAGAAGAGCAACACCGGAGTAAAGTGTTGTGTCTTTTGAACTTTTGTATATTGTAAGCTCAAATGTGAACAACTCATTAAGCTCTTCGTCTTACTACCCCTCTTCATCATGTCTTTCATCGACGCAGACCCTGAAAAACAGGGTAGCAATGACAACGTTGCCAGCACGGGCTCCAGCGAGAATGTCATCCCCAAAGAGGCGTCGCTCCGTCCAATTCACGGATGGAAGGTACAGCTCTACTGGCTCCTAGTACGAAAGCCGTAACTAATTGATTTAGTGGGCCATTGCATATGCCTCAATGATCTCGACTACGTTTCTATTCGCATTGGACAATACCATCGTGCGTCCCTATATTCCCCATACCCTAGCTCCTTACACTAGAAGAATCCAGGAGAATACTgctaataaataataaaacagGTCGCCGACATCCAACCCGTGATTCTCGACTTATTCGGTGAAGTTTCGCTCCTTCCATGGATCGGAGTTGGGTTTGCCCTCGGCACAATGTGCGTCCTACCATGGGGCAAggtctacggagtattcaACGTCAAATACGTCTATCTGTTCAATATCACGCTGTTTGAAATTGGAAGCGCAGTATGTGGCGCGGCCCCGAATATGACTGCCCTCGTGGTCGGCCGTGTCATCGCCGGGGTAGGCGGATCGGGGATGTACTCGGGGACGCTGAGTTTCGTGGCTATGTTGACATCGCTGAAGGAGCGACCAATCTATATGGCTGGAAGCACCGTTATCTGGGGGATCGGGAGTGTCCTTGGTCCAGTGGTAGGTTTATCCATCATATAACGCCACTTAGAGAGTGACTGAGCACGGAGATTGATGGTTATAGGTTGGCGGTGCGTTCGCAGATAGTTCTGCGACATGGCGATGGGTAAGTTATCACACCCTCTGCTAGAATATTTCTGAATATTCACtcataattatatatttttaggCCTTTTACATCAATCTCCCCATCGGAGCCGTCTTCGCCCCATCCtatctcctcctcgtccccaGCCTCGACCCGCAGCCATCCAAAAGCTGGGCCGAAAAATGTCGCATGATAGACTGGATCATGACGACCATGTTTCTTGCAGGATCTGCCAGTCTGGTTATGGCTATCACTTTCGGTGGCACACTGTATGCCTGGAGCTCCGGGAACGAGATTGCGCTCTGGGTTGTAGCAGGCGTGCTTCTAGTCGTCTGTATTGTCCTGGCCAAATACCATCCAGGCGTGGATAAGGATAACCGGCTCTATCCGGCACATTTCTTTAAACGGCCTATTCTGGTCAATCTTCAGTTGCAGATGTTCTTGGTTTCTGGTATTGTGCTGGTGTGTAACCCTTCTCTGGTTGATATAGGGCTGTCTGTACTAACAAGACATAGGCCATGACCTATTATATCCCGTTATTCTTCCAGTTTATACGAGTTCGTGACCTATCCTCTtgaaaataatatacttGCCCAGAACTAACGAATAGAGATAGGGCGACGGCCCCTTAGACGCAGGCGTCCGCCTCCTCCCCTTCATAATCTCAATGGTCGTCTTCGCCATGGGCAACGGAGCCCTAATGCCCAAACTACCCTACATCCTACCCTGGCACCTCTTCGGCAGTGCCCTCGTCGTCGCCGGAACAGCCTTACTATGTCAGTCCCCACTTCCCAAACCACACCACACAAAACAACCACTAACAAAGAAACTCAAAACAAACAGACACAGCAGACCTAAGCACCTCCAACGCCAAAATCTACGGCTACTGTATCCTCGTCGGCGCTGGATCAGGTTGCTACGCCGTCGCCGGGTTCGCCGTCGTGCAGTCCCTTGTTCCGGTGAAGGATATATCGAATGCCGTGGGTGCTATGGCTATTTGTAAGACTGCTCCGcttccaaaaaaaaaaataaataaataaataaataaccATACCCATGATAAAAATATATGCTAATACTTGGTGTAATATGATTATAGCTCAAGATCTAGGTATGGTCATCTTCCTTGCCATGGCAGGATCTATCTATCAGAATCTTGCGTTGCAGAAAGTGACGCAGGCTATGCCTACTCTCAGTGCGGCTGATATCACGAATCTGGTTGCTGGGACGAGTAGTCACACTTATAAGGCGTTGTcgggggaggagagagatTTGGTTACGCCGCAGATTACGGATGCGATGAGGGATGTttggttgttctttttggtGGCTGGGGTAGTGAGTTTTGTGCTTactttggggttgggggtaAGTTATCTTCTTTTAAGTGTTTTTGGGATCAGGAAAGGAATATATGGGCTGACTGGTTGGTTTTGTAGAGGACTAGGTTGAAGGGAGTGAATGATACTGAGGGAGAGGTTGAATGCTGTCATTAAGATGAGGGTTTATTTATGGCTAGTGGGATGTGGTGGTAATGATGGGGATGATACAGATTAggtcttttcttgctttgcTGGGCAAGTTTTTTAACTTGTTGTCGGGTTTGGGTCATAATTACATTTTAATAGAGGTGTCCTGTGCTTTGTGCTATGGTTATAGGGTTAATTTCTAGGTCATGAGCTGGATAATGCGCGTATTAAGAGATGTCTGTCTATGAAGTTGCATTCAAATTCATAAACATTATATTCATCTAATCGTAGAGCCCTATTATGCCATGACCATAGCTTCTAATGATACAATAAATGGTATATCCTGTTACAGATTCCAAGCAGAGCCTACATCATCCAAAACCCAATTCTCAATGCGTATCCGCCCAATCATCAGGTAACCTCAAATTCTTCGGCAGACGATACTGCCCAAAGCAAGAGCCTGACACACACCGATCAAGGTCACACCTCCCATACAACCGACAGTAACAATCCTTCGCAGACGGACAAGCCTGGTGATTCAACGCCTCCAGATCAACCCCCTCCGAAACCCCCGCCACAGGATTCTGGTTAATGAACAGGATATGCCAGATGTAAGACAGAACACGACCGGAGGTACGATCATCCAACGACGCCGCATTACGATGAGTCCCCGCATCCAACAACCACTGTCGCAGTGCAACATACTCCTCCCTAGAATGGCGACGGATGTTATCCCTCGCGACGACGAACTGCGCGCAGCATTGCGAGCGGACGGTATGCGTGCGACCCAGCTTGGCCTGGCTGCCGGCGCCAGTGCCGAATAGGGCGTCGAGGGCTTTGGGGAGCGCGACGTCGGATACAGCGCGCGCGCTCCAGGGCTGGAAGGCGGCTGTGAAGGCGTTTTCGAGGCCGCCTTGGGGCGGGACATTGGAGGGACAGGTGCTGAGACTCCAGTCGCAGCGGAGGTTGTGGTAGCCCCATGGTTCCAGGGCGGCGGGGATGTTGAGGGCGGCGAGGAGGTCGGCGTTGTCGTATGTCTGGTGGTCGTTGTGCCAGGCGAAGCGGGAGCCGTGGGCGAAGACGGCGCCGCGCGTCGGGATCTGGTCGTaattgtcgatgatgaaggtgaGGTAGGTCATGGCTTCGTGGCCGCGGTTAAGCGGGACCTGGAGGTATTGGGATTTAGGGTTCTCCGGTGCGTCGACGGTGTATACGCAGAGATGGTACTTTTTGTCTAGGACATCGAGCCAGGAGGGATCGCCATCGGCTTCGACTCGGGATATGACGAGGGCTGGTTTTGAGGATTCTTTGAGGCCCGGGCAGATGCCACGGGCTGGTGGGAGAACCTCCGAGTTCGTTTGGTAGGTGACTCTAGTCCATGGATAGGTTTGGGGGTTTTTCTTGAGCGGCGATAGTGAGGGCGAGCAGTTCAGgtagaggatgaggaagaggatgcaGCCGAAAACGGTGAGGTGGGTGACGGATCTTCGAACTTTGCGTCTCATTTTACCGGATCATCTTATTTAACGTTGTATAGGTACACTGTGTTTGGGAGTGAAGAAGCTGGGAAGCTTCCCATTCTGTGCTCGAGGTGACAGAAGCTTGGGACGACTCTAATGAAGAACCGCGTGCGGAGATGCCGGTGTTCCCGAATTGTTTTTTGGTGATCCTTGTCGGCAACCACACTGATTGGTCGACCCACATTGGAACCGCGGTGGATCATCGCCAAGCCTTTACAGTCTCTCGtacttactactagtatgtc
This DNA window, taken from Aspergillus flavus chromosome 5, complete sequence, encodes the following:
- a CDS encoding uncharacterized protein (of unknown function-domain containing protein), whose amino-acid sequence is MRRKVRRSVTHLTVFGCILFLILYLNCSPSLSPLKKNPQTYPWTRVTYQTNSEVLPPARGICPGLKESSKPALVISRVEADGDPSWLDVLDKKYHLCVYTVDAPENPKSQYLQVPLNRGHEAMTYLTFIIDNYDQIPTRGAVFAHGSRFAWHNDHQTYDNADLLAALNIPAALEPWGYHNLRCDWSLSTCPSNVPPQGGLENAFTAAFQPWSARAVSDVALPKALDALFGTGAGSQAKLGRTHTVRSQCCAQFVVARDNIRRHSREEYVALRQWLLDAGTHRNAASLDDRTSGRVLSYIWHILFINQNPVAGVSEGVDLEALNHQACPSAKDCYCRLYGRCDLDRCVSGSCFGQYRLPKNLRLPDDWADTH